Proteins encoded in a region of the Moritella marina ATCC 15381 genome:
- a CDS encoding alpha/beta hydrolase: protein MWFLIIAVIVVVLMLAIRNLYGDDLRQYDSTDLSATFYRPTPSYKYPQALALIESIQEPINFIKPSKYLYALRQNIDCLGDIELDCDIIPVSSHFNEQKVVGEWVISKNSDVNKRLLYIHGGGFAVGSAKSHRVVTERLSRELGVAVFAVNYDMIPDGSRTQGIQDCRNAYQWLLEHNPYNPQVCHRIYAAGDSAGGNLTLALIGWLKHQDIRQVDAAIAICPCIDSTFSYGSLNYNAKTDFLLNPFMGKFHHFPQFILLIWVAILFRMNPRDPKISPIFANLSDLPPILIQASDTEMMVDDSRRYTNKARSQGSDVRLQTWSNMLHVWHLFDLEEADEAYAEIGKFVAQSEHELIKAAG from the coding sequence ATGTGGTTTTTAATTATTGCTGTTATCGTCGTTGTGCTTATGCTCGCTATCCGTAACTTGTATGGTGATGATCTACGCCAGTACGACAGTACTGATTTAAGCGCGACGTTTTATCGTCCTACACCTTCCTATAAATACCCGCAAGCATTGGCACTTATCGAAAGCATTCAAGAGCCAATCAATTTTATTAAACCGAGTAAATACCTGTATGCCTTACGTCAAAATATTGATTGCCTAGGGGATATTGAATTAGATTGTGACATTATCCCTGTCTCCAGCCATTTTAATGAGCAGAAGGTAGTCGGGGAGTGGGTGATCAGTAAAAACAGTGATGTGAACAAGCGCTTACTCTATATCCATGGGGGCGGGTTTGCTGTGGGTAGTGCAAAGAGTCACCGGGTTGTTACAGAGCGTTTATCGCGCGAGCTCGGTGTGGCGGTATTCGCGGTGAATTATGACATGATCCCTGATGGTTCGCGTACTCAAGGCATTCAAGACTGTCGTAACGCTTATCAATGGTTACTTGAGCACAACCCTTATAATCCGCAAGTATGTCATCGGATTTATGCCGCGGGTGATTCTGCGGGTGGTAATTTAACACTTGCACTGATTGGTTGGCTCAAACACCAAGATATCCGTCAGGTTGATGCTGCAATTGCAATATGTCCTTGTATTGATAGCACCTTTAGTTATGGCAGTTTGAACTATAATGCCAAAACTGATTTTTTGTTAAACCCGTTCATGGGTAAATTCCATCACTTTCCACAATTCATATTGCTTATTTGGGTCGCGATCTTGTTCCGTATGAATCCACGAGACCCTAAAATATCGCCTATTTTTGCCAACTTATCTGACTTACCCCCGATCTTGATCCAAGCTAGTGATACAGAAATGATGGTTGATGATTCGCGTCGTTATACCAATAAAGCCCGTTCACAAGGTTCTGATGTACGATTGCAGACCTGGTCTAATATGCTCCACGTTTGGCATTTATTTGATTTAGAAGAGGCTGACGAAGCATATGCTGAAATTGGTAAATTTGTCGCACAAAGTGAGCATGAATTAATAAAAGCGGCGGGTTAA
- a CDS encoding flagellar assembly protein T N-terminal domain-containing protein, whose amino-acid sequence MKKLLLLLLVCCSFTLHAEWYEVEGEAIIIDNDVDIARELAVRNALKQALLYAGASVSSLQSFNGGKILSDRFQVRMDGEVRDIRLKSESIKRDKITVQVITDIVADRNKCLSAGYQKSVSLLRFNIRHREQASYGGIYNINESFSRLLYQSLRKNSQTFDAREFINQNIGFSGSSLPLRGNLTSHEVKQISKSADSQYIILGSITDISTFKPAVNGIAKILAGDLPDRNFRLNVQVFDGFNGSLLFDRNYSKVTKWEFAKHRIVDTDTLKFWRSEFGNALELIIDDVLFDLDASLQCKSVEARVIAVDGNEVNINIGRNNGLKLGDRFLIKHTGSYVDQFGIHRKKETNSSSQVEVTKLYEQQASLMTVDRQPTGNVQIDDLVILN is encoded by the coding sequence ATGAAAAAACTGCTATTACTATTATTAGTTTGTTGCTCGTTCACCTTACATGCCGAGTGGTATGAGGTTGAGGGTGAAGCGATTATTATTGACAATGATGTTGATATCGCACGTGAATTAGCGGTGCGTAATGCCTTGAAACAAGCGCTATTATATGCCGGAGCATCGGTTTCAAGCTTACAGTCTTTCAATGGCGGAAAAATACTATCAGATCGTTTTCAGGTCCGTATGGATGGAGAAGTCAGGGATATTCGTTTAAAAAGTGAATCAATTAAACGCGATAAGATCACGGTACAAGTTATCACGGATATTGTTGCTGACCGTAATAAATGTTTAAGCGCTGGTTATCAGAAGTCTGTCTCGTTATTACGCTTTAATATACGTCACCGTGAACAAGCCAGCTATGGTGGTATCTACAATATTAATGAATCATTTAGCCGCTTGTTATATCAAAGCCTGCGTAAAAATAGTCAAACTTTTGATGCGCGAGAATTTATTAATCAAAATATTGGTTTTAGCGGCAGTTCTTTGCCGTTACGTGGGAATTTGACATCACATGAAGTGAAACAAATTAGTAAATCAGCGGATAGCCAATACATTATTTTAGGCTCTATTACCGATATATCAACCTTTAAACCGGCAGTAAATGGTATTGCTAAAATACTCGCTGGTGACTTGCCTGACCGTAATTTCCGTTTGAATGTACAAGTATTCGATGGCTTTAATGGTAGTTTATTGTTTGATCGTAATTACAGTAAAGTGACTAAGTGGGAATTTGCAAAACACCGTATTGTTGATACCGACACGCTAAAGTTTTGGCGTTCTGAATTTGGTAACGCTTTGGAACTGATTATTGATGATGTGCTGTTTGATTTAGATGCGAGTTTACAGTGTAAATCGGTGGAAGCGCGTGTTATCGCTGTGGATGGCAATGAGGTAAATATTAATATTGGTCGCAACAATGGCTTAAAATTAGGCGACCGTTTTTTGATTAAACATACGGGCAGTTATGTTGATCAGTTTGGCATCCATCGTAAAAAAGAAACCAATAGTAGTAGCCAAGTAGAAGTAACAAAATTGTATGAGCAACAAGCAAGTTTAATGACAGTGGATAGACAGCCAACTGGAAATGTTCAAATCGATGACCTGGTTATATTAAATTAA
- a CDS encoding FlgO family outer membrane protein: protein MKKAVIAISLITLLTGCALKQPVQPEAEKETPPHSTWDGNSYEPKYPRSLLPNQPINYTQELSFIVRGLADQLIVNDLSIIPNDEPIAVTSFVNLDDLSTTNWLGQTLSESFIHEMTIRRIPVIDYKTTGTISVTGQGDFVFTRDWKKLRGQLPVSRILTGTMSRNSEGVIVNMRVINMESGFVESTSQGIIPNHLVIGGSNSMGPLEGRGRYIYRSGSAPSVRITN, encoded by the coding sequence ATGAAAAAGGCAGTCATAGCTATCAGCCTAATTACCCTACTCACTGGTTGCGCATTAAAACAGCCCGTACAGCCAGAAGCAGAAAAAGAAACACCGCCTCACTCGACGTGGGATGGTAATTCTTATGAACCAAAGTACCCTAGAAGTCTGTTGCCAAACCAACCGATAAACTATACCCAAGAGTTAAGCTTTATCGTTCGTGGCCTAGCAGACCAACTGATCGTCAATGATTTGTCTATTATTCCAAATGATGAACCGATTGCCGTCACTTCGTTCGTCAATCTTGACGATCTATCGACAACAAATTGGCTCGGTCAAACATTATCAGAATCTTTTATCCATGAAATGACCATTCGCCGTATTCCCGTTATTGATTATAAAACTACAGGTACAATCAGTGTGACTGGCCAAGGTGATTTTGTATTTACCCGTGATTGGAAAAAATTACGTGGGCAATTACCTGTATCACGTATCCTGACAGGTACGATGTCACGTAACAGTGAAGGTGTGATTGTGAATATGCGTGTCATTAATATGGAATCTGGTTTTGTTGAATCAACATCACAAGGCATTATTCCTAATCACTTAGTGATTGGTGGTTCAAACAGTATGGGACCACTAGAAGGTCGTGGACGTTATATTTATCGTTCTGGTTCTGCACCTTCGGTTCGTATTACTAATTAA
- a CDS encoding LPP20 family lipoprotein: protein MKYLRLLLLATLVSLTGCSLLEKNTVYDIKEPKSFPVLKAVGYAALSSQPGNSESERMLNAMRASKLDAYRELAEQVSGQEIYSDSNYKSRSLQGESIEASVSGIIRGARVVQTYPVNDDVYATELELDFKRVFELYENTSSMPTRVQKTRY from the coding sequence ATGAAATATCTACGTTTACTTTTACTTGCGACTCTGGTTAGTTTAACAGGCTGTTCACTATTAGAAAAAAATACGGTTTATGATATCAAAGAACCAAAATCATTCCCTGTGCTTAAAGCGGTTGGCTATGCTGCATTAAGTTCTCAGCCAGGCAATAGTGAAAGTGAACGTATGCTTAATGCAATGCGCGCATCTAAATTAGATGCTTATCGTGAATTAGCAGAGCAAGTCAGTGGACAAGAGATTTACAGTGATAGCAACTATAAATCACGTTCACTGCAAGGTGAGTCAATCGAAGCATCGGTATCTGGTATTATCCGCGGAGCGCGAGTGGTACAAACTTACCCTGTGAATGACGATGTCTATGCGACTGAGTTAGAACTCGATTTTAAACGTGTATTTGAGTTATATGAGAATACCTCATCGATGCCGACACGAGTGCAAAAAACGCGTTATTAA
- the menA gene encoding 1,4-dihydroxy-2-naphthoate octaprenyltransferase, translated as MTTLSSWFLVTRPKTLLVALAVILLGQTLAWYDSPAHFSVYIALLCMICCMALQIAVNLSNDYFDGKSGVDGDDRLGPDRALQKGLISAANLRLGILSMCFLAIVSGCYLIYVGGWAYVVLGVLSLLGVYIYSGGPRPLASHGLGEIAVFLYFGWLAVVGSYYLQTQVLIIDVFIPASQVGLLVVAIMLVNNIRDVASDRRAQKFTLATRLGVKSSKHLYCITMLLPSLLLLFDRYQGLTMLLILPVQLALCIAIYQRDGKQLNTQLAQTSVAVLLWGVLYSADLMLG; from the coding sequence ATGACTACGTTATCTTCTTGGTTTCTTGTTACTCGCCCAAAAACACTGCTGGTTGCGCTTGCGGTGATCCTGTTGGGGCAAACGCTTGCTTGGTACGATTCTCCTGCTCACTTTAGTGTTTATATCGCCCTATTATGTATGATTTGTTGTATGGCATTACAAATTGCGGTGAACCTTTCTAATGATTATTTTGATGGTAAAAGTGGTGTTGATGGTGATGACCGGTTAGGTCCAGATCGTGCGCTTCAAAAAGGCCTTATATCTGCCGCGAATTTGCGACTAGGTATATTATCTATGTGCTTCCTGGCTATAGTAAGTGGTTGCTATCTGATATATGTCGGCGGCTGGGCTTATGTTGTGTTGGGTGTGTTATCTCTGTTAGGCGTGTATATTTATAGTGGTGGACCACGTCCGTTGGCGTCACATGGATTAGGTGAAATCGCTGTTTTTCTTTATTTTGGTTGGTTGGCGGTTGTCGGTAGCTATTACTTACAAACCCAAGTCCTGATTATCGATGTTTTTATACCCGCCAGCCAAGTCGGCTTGTTAGTCGTCGCTATTATGTTGGTGAATAACATTCGTGATGTGGCATCAGACCGCCGCGCGCAAAAATTTACCCTCGCAACGCGTTTAGGCGTTAAATCTAGCAAGCACCTGTATTGTATTACGATGTTATTACCGTCATTATTATTACTGTTTGACCGTTACCAAGGATTAACAATGCTGTTGATACTACCGGTTCAATTAGCCTTGTGTATCGCGATATATCAGCGTGATGGTAAGCAATTAAATACGCAGTTAGCACAAACGTCGGTGGCGGTATTATTGTGGGGCGTGCTGTATTCAGCAGATTTAATGTTAGGTTGA
- a CDS encoding transporter substrate-binding domain-containing protein → MYKILISRTAKKVYLVLLTVLILDTFIVSLQSNAVAGLKATVDVEPATQDSTTLSTNSKPTNLQFTGSQPAPLLIAAAPIAVVSLPNQAVLRVLTWAGGEIIFPRRGHPQNIELEYLQQFADENNLKLEKIRVKKFVDLIPMLLAGKGDVIAANLTKTPARAKLVSFTKPYMLTKEYLVMGSQSKSLKTGKDLNGREIVIQKGKSYQSTALGLQKVYPKLKIRIVDSAISHEALYDKLASGEFDMTIQDKNLIKSASAYRDDIKMSLQASATRYLGWGVAPSNKILLNELNQFLKAQNLIAKATSKATSRYKSQWQKIQETKTVRFVLRNNLSSYYIWRGELLGFHYELAKRFAKEHKLRYEIIVAPNNVALLDYLLEDRADIALGFLTPTEQRRKKGIAFSRPYHYASELVVAHKDRAEIESEAELANSNIYIRPSSSYWESATALKQTVDNITLIGVPENQETELIIDKIGEREYEMTIADSHIVDLEMTFRDDIQSLMALGAPKSQSWAIASGHDKLLAKSNAFIKKHYKGLFYNVIYNKYFKNQKRLDTHYKDYVRQNNSGVLSPYDDIVKKYADQYGFDWRLLVAQMHQESRFNPKAKSMAGAKGLFQLMPRTAKELGIIDVHVPEQGIKAGVRYMNWVRERMRKDEVQEDQLLWFTLASYNAGAGHVRDAMRLAKQKGWRDDVWFNNVEKAMLLLSKSKYAAKARYGYVRGQEPVHYIREIKRRFETYDNILKRELVVTH, encoded by the coding sequence ATGTATAAAATTTTAATCAGCCGGACAGCTAAAAAAGTATATTTAGTGTTACTCACTGTACTTATTCTAGACACGTTTATTGTATCTCTTCAGTCGAATGCCGTCGCAGGCTTAAAGGCGACTGTGGACGTTGAACCTGCAACTCAAGATTCGACGACTTTATCCACTAACAGCAAGCCAACTAACCTTCAATTTACAGGCTCACAGCCTGCCCCCCTGCTTATAGCTGCTGCGCCAATTGCTGTTGTTAGCCTACCTAATCAGGCTGTTTTACGTGTATTAACCTGGGCAGGTGGCGAGATCATTTTTCCTCGTAGGGGCCATCCACAAAATATTGAATTAGAGTACCTACAACAATTTGCTGACGAAAATAATTTAAAGCTCGAAAAAATTCGTGTTAAAAAATTTGTTGATCTTATTCCTATGCTATTAGCAGGCAAAGGTGATGTTATTGCTGCGAATTTAACGAAAACCCCTGCAAGAGCTAAATTAGTCAGTTTTACCAAACCTTATATGCTGACAAAAGAATATCTCGTGATGGGCAGCCAAAGCAAAAGTTTAAAAACGGGCAAAGATTTGAATGGCCGCGAGATCGTCATTCAAAAAGGAAAAAGTTACCAGTCAACGGCGTTAGGATTACAAAAGGTATACCCTAAACTTAAGATCCGCATAGTCGATAGTGCGATTAGCCATGAAGCGCTATACGATAAGTTAGCCAGCGGTGAATTCGATATGACAATTCAAGATAAGAACTTGATTAAGTCAGCCAGCGCTTATCGTGATGACATTAAAATGAGTCTACAGGCGAGTGCAACGCGTTATCTGGGTTGGGGGGTTGCACCGAGCAATAAGATTTTGTTAAATGAATTAAATCAATTTCTAAAAGCACAAAACCTCATTGCTAAAGCGACATCAAAAGCAACAAGTCGCTATAAATCGCAATGGCAAAAAATTCAAGAAACCAAAACAGTGCGTTTTGTATTACGTAACAACCTTTCTTCTTATTATATTTGGCGTGGCGAACTACTGGGTTTTCATTATGAACTGGCCAAACGTTTTGCTAAAGAACATAAGTTACGTTATGAAATAATTGTCGCGCCCAATAATGTCGCGCTACTTGATTATTTACTTGAAGATAGAGCGGATATCGCATTAGGCTTTTTAACGCCGACAGAGCAGCGGCGTAAGAAGGGGATTGCCTTTTCACGTCCTTATCATTACGCCTCTGAGTTAGTCGTTGCACATAAAGATCGCGCTGAAATAGAATCCGAAGCAGAACTGGCGAATAGTAATATCTATATTAGACCATCGAGCTCGTATTGGGAAAGTGCGACAGCATTAAAGCAAACCGTCGATAATATTACGTTAATTGGCGTACCTGAAAACCAAGAAACCGAGTTAATCATTGATAAGATCGGTGAAAGAGAATACGAAATGACCATTGCTGATAGTCATATCGTTGATCTTGAAATGACCTTCCGTGATGATATTCAGTCGCTAATGGCGTTAGGTGCACCTAAATCACAAAGTTGGGCGATCGCGTCGGGTCATGATAAGTTGTTAGCTAAATCAAATGCCTTTATTAAGAAGCATTACAAAGGTTTATTTTATAATGTTATCTATAACAAATATTTTAAAAACCAAAAGCGTCTCGATACCCATTATAAAGATTATGTACGTCAAAATAACTCAGGTGTATTGTCACCTTATGATGATATTGTCAAAAAATACGCGGATCAATATGGCTTTGACTGGCGTTTATTAGTTGCTCAAATGCATCAAGAAAGCCGTTTTAATCCAAAAGCTAAGTCGATGGCAGGCGCAAAAGGCTTATTCCAATTGATGCCGCGTACGGCGAAAGAGTTAGGTATCATCGATGTACACGTGCCCGAGCAAGGCATTAAAGCCGGTGTTCGTTATATGAACTGGGTTCGTGAGCGCATGCGTAAAGATGAAGTACAGGAAGATCAATTACTTTGGTTTACGTTAGCGTCTTATAACGCGGGCGCGGGTCATGTTCGAGATGCGATGCGCTTAGCGAAACAGAAAGGCTGGCGTGACGATGTGTGGTTTAACAACGTAGAAAAAGCGATGTTGTTACTGTCTAAATCTAAATATGCAGCGAAAGCACGTTACGGTTATGTACGTGGTCAAGAACCCGTGCACTATATCCGTGAAATTAAGCGCCGCTTTGAAACATATGACAATATTTTGAAAAGAGAGTTAGTCGTTACGCACTAA
- a CDS encoding dicarboxylate/amino acid:cation symporter, producing the protein MSNTESLDTPTLGQKLWFNLPLWQKIVIGMILGITVGVIFGEDAVILKPIGSLFVNTIKMLIVPLVFCSIIVGITSMQDTNKMGRIGFKAVLFYLLSTAVAITIGLLLGNLLQPGAGLELVAQQAEAAKATPSLADTLVALVPTNPVGALAQGHILQIIVFAVALGISLTLIGEKGKPAVAVFESLAEAMYKLTDLVMKLAPYGVFALMAWVAGKYGLTLLLPLMKVIGAVYLGSILHVLGVYSALILFIAKLSPVQYFRGIVDAQVVAFTTTSSAGTLPVSMKCAREKLGVSKGVSSFVLPLGTTINMDGTALYQGVTTLFVAQAFGIDLGMPEYITIILTATLASIGTAGVPGAGLIMLTLVLTTVGLPVEGVALIAGIDRILDMARTTVNISGDIAASVIIAKSEKELDTTIYNAK; encoded by the coding sequence TTGAGTAATACTGAATCATTAGATACCCCCACTTTAGGCCAGAAATTATGGTTTAACTTACCCCTTTGGCAAAAAATTGTTATTGGTATGATCCTCGGTATTACCGTCGGGGTTATCTTCGGTGAAGACGCCGTGATCTTAAAGCCAATTGGGTCGTTATTTGTAAACACCATTAAAATGTTGATTGTGCCTTTAGTGTTCTGTTCAATCATTGTCGGTATTACCTCAATGCAAGACACCAATAAAATGGGTCGCATTGGCTTTAAAGCAGTATTGTTTTATCTACTGTCAACAGCAGTCGCAATCACGATAGGTCTGCTATTAGGCAATCTATTGCAACCTGGAGCAGGTTTAGAACTTGTCGCTCAGCAAGCTGAAGCAGCAAAAGCTACCCCATCATTGGCTGACACCTTAGTTGCGTTAGTGCCAACGAACCCTGTCGGTGCGTTAGCACAAGGTCACATACTACAAATCATCGTATTTGCAGTCGCGCTTGGTATCTCTTTAACGCTGATTGGTGAAAAAGGCAAACCTGCGGTTGCGGTATTCGAAAGCCTTGCTGAAGCAATGTACAAACTGACCGACCTGGTGATGAAGCTAGCACCCTACGGTGTATTCGCATTAATGGCATGGGTTGCTGGTAAATACGGCTTAACCTTATTACTACCATTAATGAAAGTCATTGGTGCTGTTTACCTTGGTAGTATTTTACATGTGCTTGGTGTGTATAGCGCGTTAATTCTATTCATCGCTAAATTAAGCCCTGTACAGTATTTCCGCGGTATTGTTGATGCGCAAGTCGTCGCCTTCACCACGACATCAAGCGCGGGTACCTTACCTGTATCAATGAAATGTGCGCGTGAAAAACTCGGTGTATCAAAAGGCGTATCAAGCTTTGTACTGCCACTTGGTACAACGATCAACATGGATGGCACTGCACTTTACCAAGGTGTAACGACATTATTCGTTGCGCAAGCCTTTGGTATTGATTTAGGCATGCCTGAATACATCACCATCATCTTAACAGCGACATTAGCTTCAATTGGTACCGCAGGCGTCCCAGGCGCGGGTCTTATCATGCTAACGTTAGTGCTTACTACTGTAGGCTTACCTGTTGAAGGTGTTGCACTGATTGCTGGTATCGACCGTATTCTTGATATGGCACGTACCACGGTTAATATTTCCGGTGACATCGCAGCATCAGTGATCATTGCGAAATCGGAAAAAGAATTAGATACCACAATTTATAACGCAAAGTAG
- a CDS encoding NCS2 family permease encodes MDKVQQGSELQGAPKGGLLERLFKLSEHGTTVKTELMAGLTTFVTMAYIIFVNPDIMSKTGMDKDALVVATCIGAAIGCMLMGLYANWPVGLAPGMGLNAFFTYTVVFDMGYTWQVAMAAVFVSGVLFALMSFYKIREWILDSIPQSLRYAMTAGVGLFLGIIGFKNAGIVVSFEPTLTTLGNFKEPTVILAALTFLIIGSLFRRNLFGAVLVGMLVTTLAGIPLGLVSAPASIISTPPSIAPLFMAMDFEHLFYSAEGLFNVGMVSVIISFLFVNMFDTAGTLMGVADKANLVNEKGEIQNLKKSLKADSVSSVLGACVGCPPVTSYVESASGVAAGGRTGLTAVTVGVLFLAATFFTDIALIIPSYATAGALIFVSFLMMSGLSKVNWDEFTDYVPACITAIMMAFTFSIANGIALGFIAYTFLKVGSGKASEVSISIWVLTAVFVAKLAFM; translated from the coding sequence ATGGATAAGGTACAACAAGGATCTGAGTTACAGGGAGCGCCTAAGGGCGGTCTTTTAGAGCGATTATTTAAACTCTCTGAACACGGCACAACGGTTAAAACTGAGCTTATGGCTGGTTTAACTACTTTCGTTACTATGGCTTACATTATTTTTGTAAACCCCGATATTATGTCTAAGACAGGTATGGATAAAGATGCGCTAGTTGTTGCTACCTGTATTGGTGCTGCAATTGGTTGTATGTTAATGGGTTTATACGCGAACTGGCCTGTAGGTCTTGCACCGGGGATGGGGCTTAACGCTTTCTTTACTTACACGGTTGTCTTTGACATGGGTTATACGTGGCAAGTAGCGATGGCGGCGGTATTTGTATCAGGTGTTCTTTTTGCCTTAATGAGTTTTTATAAGATCCGTGAATGGATACTCGACAGTATTCCGCAGAGCTTACGTTATGCGATGACGGCGGGTGTCGGTCTATTCTTGGGTATTATTGGTTTTAAAAATGCCGGTATCGTGGTTTCTTTTGAACCGACTTTGACGACATTGGGTAACTTTAAAGAGCCGACAGTCATACTGGCCGCGTTAACTTTTTTAATCATTGGTTCATTATTCCGTCGTAACCTATTTGGTGCGGTATTAGTCGGTATGTTAGTGACAACACTTGCTGGTATTCCATTGGGTCTTGTTTCTGCACCAGCATCTATCATTTCGACGCCACCAAGCATTGCTCCATTATTCATGGCAATGGACTTCGAGCACTTATTTTACAGTGCTGAAGGGTTATTCAACGTCGGTATGGTTAGTGTCATTATCTCGTTCTTATTTGTGAATATGTTTGATACGGCAGGCACTTTAATGGGTGTTGCAGATAAAGCGAACTTAGTGAATGAAAAAGGAGAAATTCAAAACCTTAAAAAATCATTAAAAGCTGATTCAGTATCTAGCGTATTAGGTGCGTGTGTGGGGTGCCCACCAGTAACATCGTATGTTGAAAGTGCGTCAGGTGTCGCTGCAGGTGGTCGAACAGGTTTAACAGCTGTAACGGTTGGTGTGCTATTTTTAGCGGCGACCTTCTTTACTGATATCGCGTTAATTATTCCGAGCTATGCAACGGCTGGTGCGCTTATCTTTGTGTCATTCTTGATGATGAGTGGTCTGAGCAAAGTGAACTGGGATGAGTTTACCGATTATGTACCTGCTTGTATTACTGCAATTATGATGGCATTTACCTTCTCGATTGCGAATGGTATTGCATTGGGTTTCATTGCTTATACGTTCTTAAAAGTAGGTTCAGGTAAAGCGAGTGAAGTCTCAATCAGTATCTGGGTATTAACAGCAGTGTTTGTGGCTAAACTAGCATTTATGTAA
- the uraH gene encoding hydroxyisourate hydrolase: MSGLSTHVLDTANGVPGAGINIKLYKVEADQFELIVSTVTNSDGRTDTLLLTSDELRVGKYQLQFDTADYFRARGTEVPETAFLDDIVIRFGISDTQAHYHVPLLVSPFSYSTYRGS, encoded by the coding sequence ATGAGTGGACTCAGTACACATGTACTTGATACAGCCAATGGCGTACCAGGTGCTGGCATCAATATTAAATTATATAAGGTAGAGGCAGATCAATTCGAGTTGATAGTATCGACAGTCACTAACAGTGATGGACGTACGGATACGCTATTATTGACCAGTGATGAACTGCGTGTTGGTAAGTATCAACTGCAATTTGATACCGCTGATTATTTCCGTGCACGTGGCACTGAAGTGCCTGAAACCGCTTTTTTAGATGACATCGTTATCCGTTTTGGTATTAGCGATACACAGGCGCATTATCACGTGCCATTACTGGTATCACCGTTTAGTTATTCTACTTATCGTGGGAGTTAG
- the puuE gene encoding allantoinase PuuE — translation MTVAYPRDLIGYGQDVPNANWPNKARLAISFVLNYEEGGERCVLHGDNESEAFLSEMPGAVPLQGVRNLSMESCYEYGSRAGVWRLLTLFADYQIPLTIFAVAMALERHPDVAKAFVDANHEICSHGYRWIDYQYTDEAEEREHLYKAINIIKELTGKRPTGWYTGRLGPNTRRLVAEEGGFLYDSDAYDDDLPYWVKANSQPHLVIPYTLDVNDMRFATPQGFNSGEQFFQYLKDSFDTLYAEGAESPKMMSVGLHCRLVGRPGRIASLKRFLDYVKQHDDVWLCTREQIANHWIENHPYQGS, via the coding sequence ATGACTGTTGCCTACCCTAGAGACCTTATTGGTTATGGCCAAGATGTCCCAAATGCTAACTGGCCAAACAAAGCACGCTTGGCAATCTCATTTGTGCTTAATTACGAAGAAGGTGGTGAACGCTGTGTACTACATGGTGATAATGAATCAGAAGCCTTTTTATCGGAAATGCCAGGCGCAGTGCCACTACAAGGTGTACGTAACCTCAGTATGGAATCTTGTTATGAGTATGGCAGCCGCGCAGGTGTATGGCGTTTACTCACCTTGTTCGCAGACTATCAAATACCATTAACCATTTTCGCGGTTGCGATGGCGCTAGAAAGACACCCCGATGTTGCAAAAGCTTTTGTTGATGCCAATCACGAGATCTGCAGCCATGGTTATCGTTGGATCGATTATCAATACACAGATGAAGCCGAAGAGCGTGAGCATTTATATAAAGCTATCAATATCATTAAGGAACTCACAGGTAAAAGACCTACAGGTTGGTACACCGGCCGCTTGGGCCCGAATACCCGTCGCTTAGTCGCGGAAGAAGGTGGCTTTTTATATGACTCAGATGCTTATGACGATGACCTGCCTTATTGGGTTAAAGCCAACAGCCAACCCCACTTGGTTATTCCCTATACCTTAGACGTTAACGATATGCGCTTTGCGACCCCACAAGGTTTTAATAGCGGCGAGCAGTTCTTTCAATACTTGAAAGACAGCTTCGATACGCTCTATGCCGAAGGTGCTGAGTCACCTAAAATGATGTCAGTGGGGTTACATTGTCGCTTAGTTGGCCGTCCAGGCCGTATTGCGTCACTCAAACGCTTTTTAGACTACGTAAAACAACATGATGATGTGTGGTTATGCACACGTGAGCAAATCGCCAACCACTGGATTGAAAACCATCCATATCAGGGATCTTAA